The following proteins are co-located in the Vigna angularis cultivar LongXiaoDou No.4 chromosome 2, ASM1680809v1, whole genome shotgun sequence genome:
- the LOC108327140 gene encoding putative disease resistance protein At4g10780, translated as MKTRWLSCWVVFGFVRPVFEFDRTVFEFDRVLFELDQIFFELDRAVTELSSDVLELDSDISDLGNEAEFGNTVMTTPQRNLDEFISNLTREEDDLKQQLQYLKSKGKKRKRIVDEWFDKLQNMKQRCIYMKNSLNESGRPNFNVQGEIRDLIKGMQNHKKCKPMVLSNEFVGKKFEGNVKKMWKLLRDDQVFIIGIYGMGGVGKTFLATYIQCEIIRSKIFEDVLRVTVSHDFNIFKLQQQIAEKIKVNLCKSDNETSRAIILESELEKRKNTVIILDDIWEYVDLEKVGIPLGVGVKGIKVIMTSRLRHVCQQMKCLSDNRIEVGAFNADDEYGEAWELFWLGLQNFGTRPKLSPEVRNIAKCVVSKCDGLPLAISVMARIMIGNTSIHEWKYVLDEFDEWLMKAEMKKEVITVLRRSYDNLAEKKVKKCFLYSALLPKSFVREDLIMMLVDMGLLNGRRSLKKIFNKGNNIVKKLINHSLLLEHNSTLRMQGLVKKMAWNILKESDANTMLKCNEYMKSISELEWPTDLETVSLANNTIEEIPYGTSFNCPRLSTLLLFDNSIGHIPEDFFTYMNALKTLGLSEKHNLTSLPRSLSNVRSLTSLMLYECSELNDIPPLGELQSLLRLQISGCSIEALPEGLENLINLKWLDLSNNVNLELVPGSFLSSLTNIQYLNLWLCSGGIEVEDVEGMTMLECFAGTFVDQDNLNRYVREILDSANGPQTYLIHYLDWKQNGRKRPLWGCESLLSTFMCRIMSFRDCNELSHVLPRNLLKLLLDCNDHWDRIDGFMIVPNYVNSKYAL; from the exons ATGAAGACCAGGTGGCTTAGCTGCTGGGTTGTTTTTGGGTTTGTCCGACCTGTTTTTGAGTTCGATCGAACTGTTTTTGAGTTCGATCGAGTTCTTTTCGAGCTCGACCAAATTTTTTTCGAACTCGATCGAGCGGTTACTGAGCTCAGTAGTGATGTTTTAGAACTTGACAGTGATATTTCAGATCTCG GTAATGAAGCAGAGTTTGGTAATACTGTCATGACTACTCCGCAAAGAAATTTAGATGAGTTTATATCCAACTTAACAAGGGAAGAAGACGACCTTAAGCAACAACTACAATATTTGAAGTCAAAAGGCAAGAAGCGCAAGCGAATTGTTGATGAGTGGTTTGACAAACTACAGAATATGAAACAAAGatgtatatatatgaaaaactcACTGAATGAGTCTGGTCGGCCTAATTTCAATGTGCAAGGAGAAATAAGAGATTTGATTAAAGGAATGCAAAATCATAAGAAATGCAAGCCTATGGTGCTGTCAAATGAATTTGTTGGTAAGAAATTCGAAGGGAATGTGAAGAAGATGTGGAAGCTTTTGCGAGATGATCAAGTTTTCATTATTGGCATATATGGAATGGGAGGGGTCGGAAAAACATTCCTAGCAACTTATATCCAATGTGAGATAATAAGAAGCAAAATTTTTGAGGATGTCTTAAGGGTAACGGTCTCTCATGATTTCAACATCTTCAAATTGCAACAACAAATTGCAGAAAAAATAAAGGTAAACCTCTGCAAAAGTGATAATGAGACTAGTAGAGCAATAATTTTAGAATCAGagttggagaaaagaaaaaacacagtAATTATTTTGGATGATATTTGGGAATATGTTGATCTAGAAAAAGTGGGAATTCCACTTGGAGTTGGAGTAAAGGGTATTAAAGTAATCATGACAAGTCGCTTGAGACATGTGTGTCAACAAATGAAGTGCTTATCAGATAATAGGATAGAAGTGGGGGCTTTCAATGCTGATGATGAATATGGAGAAGCTTGGGAGTTGTTTTGGCTAGGACTTCAAAACTTTGGGACACGTCCCAAACTTTCTCCTGAAGTGCGAAATATTGCAAAATGTGTTGTAAGTAAATGCGATGGTTTACCACTTGCAATAAGTGTGATGGCTCGAATCATGATAGGGAATACTAGCATCCATGAGTGGAAATATGTCCtggatgaatttgatgaatGGTTAATGAAAGCGGAGATGAAGAAAGAAGTGATAACTGTACTAAGACGTAGCTATGACAATTTAGCTGAAAAGAAGGTGAAAAAATGTTTCTTATACAGTGCATTGCTACCTAAGTCTTTTGTTAGGGAAGATTTGATTATGATGCTGGTGGATATGGGACTCTTAAATGGAAGGAGGAGtttgaagaaaatatttaacaagGGAAATAACATAGTGAAGAAACTCATAAATCATTCATTATTGTTGGAGCATAATTCAACTTTAAGAATGCAAGGTCTGGTGAAGAAAATGGCCTGGAATATCTTGAAGGAGAGTGATGCTAACACGATGCTAAAATGTAATGAATATATGAAAAGCATATCTGAACTGGAATGGCCAACTGATTTGGAAACCGTTTCTCTTGCTAACAATACTATAGAAGAGATTCCATATGGCACATCTTTTAATTGTCCACGCTTATCCACTTTGCTTTTATTTGACAATTCAATTGGACATATTCCGGAGGATTTTTTCACATACATGAATGCTCTAAAAACACTTGGTTTATCAGAAAAGCATAACCTAACAAGTTTGCCTCGTTCTTTATCGAACGTGAGGTCTCTCACTTCTTTGATGCTCTATGAATGTTCAGAATTAAATGATATACCTCCATTGGGAGAGCTACAATCATTGTTGAGGTTGCAGATTTCAGGTTGTTCTATAGAAGCATTACCGGAAGGTTTggaaaatttaataaacttgAAATGGCTAGATTTGTCCAATAATGTCAATTTGGAATTGGTACCAGGAAGTTTTCTCTCTAGTTTGACCAACATTCAATACCTGAATCTCTGGCTTTGTTCAGGAGGTATAGAAGTAGAAGATGTAGAGGGGATGACTATGCTGGAATGTTTTGCAGGAACATTTGTCGATCAGGATAATCTCAACCGTTATGTGCGAGAAATCCTGGATAGTGCTAATGGACCTCAAACTTATTTAATCCATTATCTGGATTGGAAGCAAAATGGGCGTAAGAGGCCTCTTTGGGGTTGTGAATCTCTACTTTCCACTTTTATGTGTCGAATTATGTCCTTCAGAGATTGCAACGAATTGTCACATGTCCTTCCCAGAAACCTTCTAAAATTATTACTGGACTGCAATGATCATTGG GATAGAATAGATGGCTTCATGATTGTCCCAAATTATGTGAACTCGAAATACGCATTATGA